One segment of Cetobacterium sp. NK01 DNA contains the following:
- a CDS encoding alanine/glycine:cation symporter family protein: protein MDILRSVINGTNVILWEKNVLVIMLIGMALYASYKTKFMQIRLFKEIIKTLKGERIDGEKISSLEAFYLGTACRVGAGNIAGVVAAISIGGPGALFWMWIVALLGASTSFIESVLAVVYREKDVKGNYRGGTPWIIKNRLKNKWLGIVYALASIVCYVGVIQVMSNSVTESIVGAYKINAKVVAIILAILVGATIFIKGKKDTIVKALNKVVPIMAFMYLAVVVYVLLTNITQIPFVFGKIFSAAFGVNEIAGGALGGVIMQGVRRGLFSNEAGSGNGNYAAALADVDEPVKQGMIQSLSVFVDTLIICSATAFVVLLGDMNALEGMSGMILFQEALRGHIGWIGIPFTVIILFFFSFSTILGVTFYGRNALQFITENSKINIIYQLVVVWMVYIGGVEQNYFVWSLADFGLGLMTVINILTIAPLVSESTVYLEKYEQKLKGYAKMNS, encoded by the coding sequence ATGGATATTTTAAGATCTGTAATTAATGGAACTAACGTAATTTTATGGGAAAAGAATGTACTTGTTATTATGCTTATAGGAATGGCTTTGTATGCAAGTTATAAAACTAAGTTTATGCAAATTAGATTATTTAAAGAAATAATAAAAACATTAAAAGGAGAGAGAATAGATGGGGAGAAAATAAGCTCTTTAGAAGCCTTTTATCTTGGAACAGCTTGTAGAGTAGGAGCAGGAAATATTGCTGGTGTTGTTGCTGCAATATCTATAGGAGGCCCAGGAGCTTTATTTTGGATGTGGATAGTAGCTCTGTTAGGAGCATCAACTTCTTTCATTGAATCGGTTCTAGCAGTTGTTTATAGAGAAAAAGATGTTAAAGGAAATTATAGAGGTGGAACTCCATGGATTATAAAAAATCGTTTAAAAAATAAATGGTTAGGTATAGTTTATGCTTTAGCTTCAATTGTATGTTATGTAGGTGTAATTCAGGTTATGTCTAATTCAGTTACAGAATCAATAGTGGGTGCGTATAAGATAAACGCGAAAGTGGTAGCTATTATTTTAGCTATACTAGTTGGTGCAACAATTTTTATAAAAGGAAAAAAGGATACAATTGTAAAAGCACTTAATAAAGTTGTACCTATAATGGCATTCATGTATTTAGCAGTTGTAGTTTATGTACTATTAACAAATATAACTCAAATACCATTTGTTTTTGGAAAGATATTTTCAGCTGCATTTGGAGTAAACGAAATTGCAGGTGGTGCTTTAGGAGGAGTTATTATGCAAGGAGTTAGAAGAGGGTTATTTTCAAATGAAGCTGGAAGTGGAAATGGAAATTATGCAGCTGCACTAGCAGATGTAGATGAACCTGTAAAGCAAGGAATGATTCAATCTTTGAGTGTATTTGTAGATACATTAATAATATGTAGTGCAACAGCTTTTGTTGTACTTTTAGGAGATATGAATGCGTTAGAAGGAATGAGTGGAATGATACTATTCCAAGAAGCTTTAAGAGGACATATAGGATGGATAGGAATACCTTTTACAGTTATAATATTATTTTTCTTCTCTTTTAGTACAATACTTGGTGTAACTTTTTATGGAAGAAATGCTTTACAATTTATTACTGAAAATTCTAAAATAAATATTATTTATCAATTAGTAGTAGTTTGGATGGTTTATATTGGAGGAGTTGAACAAAATTACTTCGTTTGGTCTTTAGCAGATTTTGGGTTGGGGCTAATGACTGTTATAAATATTTTGACAATAGCTCCATTAGTTAGTGAAAGTACTGTCTACTTGGAAAAATATGAGCAAAAATTAAAAGGATATGCTAAAATGAACTCATAA
- the brnQ gene encoding branched-chain amino acid transport system II carrier protein yields MNKKKEILILGFALFSMFFGAGNLLFPPSVGVAVGKEWFQAGLGFFLTGIGLPLLGILAFTKVGSLDEFANKVSNKFNTIYSTILILVIGPLFAIPRTGSTTFEMGVLPLFPNFDPTTLAIITSVVFFGITLFLVLNESSITDILGKFLTPIILLILSLITILGITSDLGTPVDSIVKGNPFSYGFVSGYQTMDALASVLFGVIIIRGLEGKGVTDTNEQKSFLSNAGFIAAIGLGFIYLSLIYLGAQISSIKGLTTAQTTLTLAQMTLGNVGKVAFGICVAAACLTTSVGLVALASEWFSKLTKISYKKIALGICIFSTILSVAGLDYIISLSVPVLVILYPVTIVLILLNILGIKNHFTFKAVVSITLIISIAETLKINLSFIPLAESGFPWIVPALITFVITLFFKKEKFSIKKNA; encoded by the coding sequence ATGAACAAAAAGAAAGAAATTTTAATTTTAGGTTTCGCTCTATTCTCTATGTTTTTTGGTGCTGGAAATCTATTATTTCCCCCATCAGTTGGAGTTGCCGTAGGAAAAGAGTGGTTTCAAGCTGGTCTAGGTTTTTTCCTAACTGGAATTGGATTACCTTTACTTGGTATATTAGCATTTACAAAGGTTGGGAGCTTAGATGAGTTTGCAAATAAAGTTTCAAATAAATTTAATACTATTTATTCAACTATATTAATATTGGTTATAGGTCCACTATTTGCTATTCCAAGAACAGGGTCAACTACTTTTGAAATGGGAGTTTTACCTTTATTCCCCAATTTTGATCCAACGACTCTTGCTATAATAACATCTGTTGTTTTCTTTGGAATAACTTTGTTTTTAGTTTTAAATGAATCTAGTATAACTGATATTTTAGGAAAATTCTTAACACCAATTATTCTTCTTATACTTTCTTTAATAACTATTTTAGGAATAACTAGTGATTTAGGAACTCCTGTTGATTCTATTGTAAAAGGTAATCCCTTTTCATATGGATTTGTTAGTGGATATCAAACAATGGATGCTTTAGCTTCTGTTTTATTTGGAGTTATTATTATCAGAGGACTTGAAGGAAAAGGTGTAACTGATACAAATGAACAAAAATCTTTCCTAAGTAATGCCGGTTTTATAGCTGCTATTGGTCTTGGATTTATTTATCTTAGCTTAATATATTTAGGAGCGCAAATTAGTAGTATAAAGGGTCTTACAACTGCTCAAACCACTTTAACTCTAGCTCAAATGACTTTAGGAAATGTTGGTAAAGTTGCTTTTGGAATCTGTGTTGCTGCTGCTTGTTTAACAACTTCTGTTGGATTAGTTGCTCTTGCTAGTGAATGGTTTTCAAAACTAACAAAAATTTCTTATAAAAAAATAGCTTTAGGTATCTGTATTTTTTCTACAATTCTTTCCGTTGCAGGATTAGATTATATTATAAGTTTATCTGTTCCAGTTTTAGTAATACTTTATCCTGTTACAATTGTTTTAATCTTACTAAATATACTTGGAATTAAAAATCATTTTACGTTTAAAGCCGTTGTTTCAATAACTTTAATTATAAGTATTGCTGAAACTTTGAAGATAAATTTAAGTTTTATTCCTTTAGCTGAATCTGGTTTCCCTTGGATTGTACCTGCTTTAATAACTTTTGTTATTACTTTATTTTTTAAGAAAGAAAAATTTTCTATAAAAAAGAATGCTTAA
- a CDS encoding WYL domain-containing protein, with translation MKKVRVTVSEDIWRLLKKDSEEFGINNNKLCNFILDKFKYTKKFDIDKLIEPQGRPLKKVVQFDLNVANKSIYYDILKANNVDIEAEFFRELFELYSSQFKYQREIFIFQDTYKVVLEAIKNKVKIRVLYMEESLIISPYFIKREDQGDENFIFSYDDENKIYRSIKLKDVIILGVLNEKIQAKDKKYIENMRKNFDPFLGERLLIKAVFTPVGESMLKSFTNYKPKFIKKDENIYQFEMTLENAKFYFASFLKEVNIIEPEKLREELKKSFLEAYKIYENKSN, from the coding sequence ATGAAAAAGGTAAGAGTTACAGTTTCTGAAGATATTTGGAGACTTTTAAAGAAAGACTCAGAAGAATTTGGAATAAATAATAATAAATTATGTAATTTTATTCTGGATAAATTTAAATATACTAAAAAATTTGATATAGATAAACTTATTGAACCTCAAGGAAGACCTTTAAAAAAAGTTGTACAGTTTGATTTGAATGTAGCTAATAAAAGCATATATTATGATATATTAAAAGCAAATAATGTAGATATAGAAGCAGAATTTTTTAGAGAATTGTTTGAACTTTATTCGTCACAATTTAAATATCAAAGAGAAATTTTCATATTTCAAGATACCTATAAAGTAGTTTTAGAAGCCATAAAAAATAAAGTTAAAATAAGAGTGTTGTATATGGAAGAAAGTCTTATAATATCACCTTATTTTATAAAAAGAGAAGATCAAGGAGATGAAAATTTTATTTTTTCTTATGATGATGAAAATAAAATTTATAGAAGTATAAAATTAAAAGATGTTATAATCTTAGGAGTTTTGAATGAAAAAATTCAAGCTAAAGATAAAAAATATATTGAAAATATGAGAAAAAACTTTGATCCATTTTTAGGTGAAAGGTTATTGATTAAAGCTGTTTTTACACCTGTTGGAGAAAGTATGCTGAAAAGTTTTACAAATTATAAACCAAAGTTTATAAAAAAAGATGAAAATATCTATCAATTTGAAATGACTTTAGAAAATGCTAAATTTTATTTTGCATCTTTTTTAAAAGAAGTAAATATAATAGAACCTGAAAAATTAAGAGAAGAATTAAAAAAATCTTTTTTAGAAGCTTATAAAATCTATGAAAATAAAAGCAATTAA
- a CDS encoding formate/nitrite transporter family protein has product MKVYLTNKETTEQVLLLGENKGHYSFTKTTLLGFMGGVYIALSALGNLIANFTVGGGAGKFIGAAVFPTGLMLVVLVGGSLFTGDCLGLLAFTKGKVEKTTYTRNLCAVWIGNFLGSIFIAYVSYLAGNYSSPEFSKYVVGVAEHKVHLTFVEAVASGFLCNVLVAIGVWFALAAKDLAGKILAIWFPIMLFILGGFQHVVANMYYVSIGKILMSSVYTPSEMAIHFLAVTIGNFLSGALFLPLIYKKLYMNE; this is encoded by the coding sequence GTGAAGGTTTATTTAACAAACAAAGAAACAACAGAGCAAGTTCTTCTTTTAGGAGAAAATAAAGGGCATTACTCGTTTACTAAAACAACTTTATTAGGTTTTATGGGAGGTGTATATATAGCTCTTTCAGCTTTAGGAAACTTAATTGCCAATTTCACAGTAGGTGGTGGAGCAGGTAAATTTATAGGAGCTGCTGTTTTCCCAACAGGACTAATGTTAGTTGTATTAGTCGGAGGATCTTTATTTACAGGTGATTGTTTAGGATTATTAGCATTTACAAAAGGAAAAGTAGAAAAAACAACATATACAAGAAATTTATGTGCAGTTTGGATAGGGAATTTTTTAGGATCAATATTTATAGCGTATGTATCTTATTTAGCTGGTAATTACTCATCGCCAGAATTTTCAAAATATGTAGTTGGAGTAGCAGAACACAAGGTTCATCTTACATTTGTAGAAGCTGTAGCTAGTGGATTTTTATGTAATGTGTTAGTTGCAATTGGAGTTTGGTTTGCTTTAGCTGCAAAGGATTTAGCAGGAAAAATATTAGCAATATGGTTTCCTATTATGTTATTTATATTAGGTGGTTTTCAGCACGTTGTTGCAAATATGTATTATGTAAGTATAGGAAAAATATTGATGTCATCAGTATACACACCAAGTGAAATGGCAATACATTTTTTAGCTGTGACAATAGGAAATTTCTTATCAGGAGCTCTATTTTTACCTCTAATATACAAAAAATTATATATGAATGAGTAA
- the brnQ gene encoding branched-chain amino acid transport system II carrier protein, with product MNKRKEILVLGLALFSMFFGAGNLLFPPSLGVAVGQSWFVAGIGFFITGVGLPLLGILAFTKGGSLEEFSSKVSKKFNTVYLTTLILVIGPLFAIPRTGSTTFEMGVLPLIGGLDPKITAILTSIIFFGVTLFLVLNESKVTDVLGKFLTPIILIILALITFFGIINPIGTPVESIVEGSQFSYGFINGYQTMDALASVLFGVIIVKGLEGKGVTDSKEQKVFLTGAGFIAAIGLGLIYFSLIYLGAQISSVKNLSTAQTALMVAELTLGNSGKVAFGICVAAACLTTSVGLTALVSDWFSKLTNVSYKMVATITCLFSAVLAVAGLDYIISLAVPVLVVLYPVTIVLIILNIFGVENRNSFVFPTIVTLIVSILEVLKVNLSFIPLAGLGFAWIIPAIIAFLIGKVIKN from the coding sequence ATGAATAAAAGAAAAGAGATTTTAGTTTTAGGGTTGGCATTATTTTCTATGTTTTTTGGAGCAGGAAATCTATTATTTCCACCATCGTTGGGAGTTGCTGTTGGTCAAAGTTGGTTTGTTGCTGGAATTGGATTTTTTATAACAGGAGTAGGGTTACCTTTATTAGGAATATTAGCTTTTACAAAAGGTGGAAGTTTAGAGGAGTTCTCAAGTAAAGTATCTAAAAAATTTAACACAGTTTATTTAACAACATTAATCTTAGTTATAGGGCCATTATTTGCTATTCCAAGGACAGGATCAACTACTTTTGAAATGGGAGTTTTACCATTGATTGGAGGGTTAGATCCAAAGATTACAGCTATATTAACTTCAATTATATTCTTTGGAGTAACTTTATTTTTAGTTTTAAATGAATCAAAAGTAACAGATGTATTAGGGAAGTTCTTAACTCCAATTATTTTAATAATTTTAGCTTTGATAACATTCTTTGGAATTATTAATCCTATAGGGACTCCAGTAGAAAGTATTGTTGAAGGAAGTCAATTTTCATATGGATTTATTAATGGGTATCAAACTATGGATGCATTAGCATCGGTATTATTTGGAGTAATAATAGTTAAGGGATTAGAGGGAAAAGGAGTAACAGATTCAAAAGAACAAAAAGTATTCTTAACAGGTGCTGGATTTATTGCAGCTATTGGGTTAGGATTAATATACTTTAGTTTAATTTATTTAGGAGCTCAAATAAGTAGTGTAAAAAATTTATCAACTGCTCAAACAGCTTTAATGGTGGCTGAGTTAACATTAGGAAACTCAGGGAAAGTTGCTTTTGGAATCTGTGTAGCTGCTGCTTGTTTAACAACCTCAGTGGGATTAACGGCTTTGGTAAGCGATTGGTTTTCAAAGTTAACTAATGTCTCTTATAAGATGGTTGCTACAATAACTTGTTTATTTTCAGCAGTTCTAGCAGTTGCGGGATTAGATTATATTATAAGTTTAGCAGTACCAGTATTAGTAGTTCTTTACCCAGTTACAATTGTTTTAATAATTTTAAATATTTTTGGAGTTGAAAATAGAAATTCTTTTGTTTTTCCTACGATTGTAACTTTAATTGTTAGCATTTTAGAAGTTTTAAAAGTTAATTTATCATTTATTCCATTAGCAGGATTAGGTTTTGCATGGATAATTCCAGCAATTATTGCCTTCTTAATCGGAAAAGTAATAAAAAATTAA